The Pseudomonas extremaustralis genome contains a region encoding:
- a CDS encoding glycosyltransferase family 2 protein has protein sequence MKISIVTVCYNSASTIRDTLESVLSQTYQDIEYIVIDGASKDSTLSIVSEYEGRISTVLSEPDKGIYDAMNKGIKLATGDYVGILNSDDVFSSTSTIEALVKFLQANPACDASYANLVFVQRDNTDVVTRKYSSSGFSAWKIRFGFMIPHPTFYARRSLFERFGYYKLGYRVSADFELMTRFITQGVKLSRHDANMVKMRQGGISTTGFWWKVHQNMEIVRACKENGIYTNIFMVALKIPFKVASYFFK, from the coding sequence TTGAAAATTTCGATCGTTACCGTTTGCTATAACAGCGCTTCGACCATTCGCGACACCTTGGAATCGGTGCTCTCCCAGACCTACCAGGATATTGAGTACATCGTTATCGACGGGGCATCCAAAGACTCGACACTGTCCATTGTTTCTGAATATGAAGGGCGTATATCGACTGTCCTCAGCGAGCCTGATAAGGGCATTTATGATGCCATGAACAAGGGGATCAAGCTTGCGACGGGAGACTATGTAGGTATTCTGAACTCAGATGATGTGTTCTCCAGCACGTCCACCATTGAGGCGTTGGTCAAGTTCTTGCAGGCCAATCCTGCGTGCGACGCGTCCTATGCAAACTTGGTGTTTGTCCAACGAGATAACACTGATGTTGTGACTCGTAAGTACTCCTCGTCTGGATTCTCTGCCTGGAAAATCCGTTTTGGATTCATGATTCCGCACCCGACTTTTTATGCTCGTCGCAGTCTCTTCGAGCGGTTTGGATACTATAAGTTGGGCTATCGTGTTTCGGCTGACTTTGAGCTGATGACGCGCTTCATTACTCAGGGGGTCAAGCTCTCAAGGCATGACGCGAACATGGTCAAGATGCGACAGGGTGGAATCAGCACCACAGGATTTTGGTGGAAAGTTCATCAAAATATGGAAATCGTCAGAGCCTGCAAAGAAAACGGGATCTATACCAATATTTTTATGGTTGCCTTGAAGATCCCTTTCAAAGTTGCCAGCTACTTTTTTAAGTGA
- a CDS encoding MraY family glycosyltransferase, which yields MMIWLFFIVTGGISLLLTSALRRYALAKSLIDVPNARSSHTVPTPRGGGVAIVVSFLFLLPVLAISSLLSWPFTWGLLGAGAGIAVLGFLDDHGHIAARWRLLGHFSAAVWALFWMRGAPPLSVMGTTFDMGWVGIVLAMLYLVWMLNLYNFMDGIDGLASLEAIFVCLSAALIYALMGLGALAWAPLLLSFAVAGFLYWNFPPAKIFMGDAGSGFLGVTLGIFSLQAAWASPSLIWVWVILMGVFIVDATFTLIRRLVRGDKVYEAHRSHAYQYASRKYGRHLPVTLAVGLVNVVWLLPIALCVALLGLDGVMGVIIAYIPLVMLARMFRAGAVEKIDPLQ from the coding sequence GTGATGATTTGGCTTTTTTTTATTGTGACTGGCGGCATTTCGCTGCTGCTGACAAGTGCTCTACGACGATACGCACTTGCTAAAAGCCTGATAGATGTACCCAACGCGCGCAGTTCCCACACGGTTCCCACACCTCGTGGCGGCGGTGTGGCGATCGTGGTGAGCTTCTTGTTCTTATTACCTGTTCTTGCGATATCTTCGCTTTTATCTTGGCCGTTCACCTGGGGGCTGTTAGGTGCCGGCGCGGGCATCGCAGTACTGGGGTTCCTCGATGATCACGGTCATATCGCAGCACGATGGCGGCTGCTTGGGCATTTCAGTGCCGCCGTTTGGGCACTTTTCTGGATGAGAGGAGCACCCCCTCTCTCGGTCATGGGCACCACATTTGATATGGGCTGGGTTGGCATCGTGCTGGCGATGCTCTACTTGGTCTGGATGCTTAACCTGTACAACTTCATGGATGGAATCGACGGACTCGCCAGTCTTGAGGCTATTTTTGTTTGCTTGAGTGCCGCGTTGATCTACGCGTTGATGGGGCTCGGCGCTCTGGCCTGGGCGCCCTTGCTATTGTCATTCGCGGTCGCTGGCTTTTTGTATTGGAATTTCCCGCCGGCGAAGATTTTCATGGGGGATGCCGGCAGTGGTTTTCTCGGCGTGACACTGGGCATTTTTTCCTTGCAAGCGGCCTGGGCTTCTCCTTCGCTTATTTGGGTTTGGGTGATTCTGATGGGGGTGTTTATAGTGGATGCCACCTTTACACTGATCCGGCGCCTTGTTCGCGGAGATAAAGTCTATGAAGCCCACCGCAGTCATGCCTACCAGTATGCTTCTCGAAAGTACGGTCGTCATTTACCGGTAACCTTGGCGGTTGGTTTGGTGAACGTGGTCTGGCTGCTGCCCATTGCATTGTGTGTTGCCTTGCTTGGATTGGATGGCGTCATGGGCGTGATAATTGCTTATATTCCGCTAGTCATGTTAGCCAGAATGTTTCGTGCGGGTGCCGTTGAGAAAATTGACCCACTGCAATAA
- a CDS encoding urea carboxylase-associated family protein: MYKDYPAAYQVSKGSALQVDTAFYERIRDRKEQRTLIEQFEVPIRTGRAWKVPAGHVFRVTTPVGPQVGDFNVWNANDPRERLWAARTRQLQGAHVSTHDRLWSNLPFLRPLVTITDDSLASYGIDEHGGRLHDLLGTRCDPYVNRMLTGEDFHHHCHSNLTRAVLPHGLTEFDVHDVLNIFQCTGLNHDDMYFMKACPAEKGDYLEFFAEIDLLCALSTCPGGDLSLPMWGPDAQDPLTVCRPLGVEIYQVDEALLNGWSQPERAAYKGQHGLQIAKAAWE; encoded by the coding sequence ATGTACAAAGACTATCCGGCCGCTTACCAAGTCAGCAAAGGTTCGGCATTGCAGGTCGATACGGCGTTTTATGAGCGGATTCGTGACCGAAAAGAGCAACGCACGCTGATTGAGCAGTTCGAAGTACCGATCCGCACGGGTAGGGCATGGAAGGTGCCGGCGGGGCATGTGTTTCGTGTCACTACGCCGGTGGGGCCGCAGGTCGGGGACTTCAATGTGTGGAACGCCAATGACCCCCGCGAGCGCCTGTGGGCGGCGCGCACCCGCCAATTGCAGGGCGCCCATGTCAGCACTCATGACCGTCTGTGGTCGAACCTGCCCTTTCTGCGGCCTTTGGTCACCATCACCGATGACAGTTTGGCCAGTTATGGCATCGACGAGCATGGTGGACGCCTGCACGATTTGCTTGGCACGCGTTGCGACCCCTATGTGAACCGCATGCTTACCGGTGAGGACTTCCATCATCATTGCCACTCGAACCTGACCCGTGCGGTCTTACCTCATGGTCTGACGGAGTTCGACGTGCATGACGTGCTGAATATTTTCCAGTGCACCGGCCTGAATCACGACGACATGTATTTCATGAAGGCCTGTCCGGCGGAGAAAGGCGATTACCTGGAGTTTTTTGCCGAAATTGATTTGCTGTGCGCGCTGTCGACGTGCCCAGGCGGCGATCTGTCGCTGCCGATGTGGGGGCCGGATGCGCAAGACCCATTGACGGTCTGTCGGCCGCTGGGGGTTGAGATCTACCAGGTGGATGAGGCGTTACTCAACGGCTGGAGCCAGCCGGAACGTGCTGCCTATAAGGGGCAGCACGGGTTGCAGATTGCCAAGGCGGCTTGGGAGTAA
- a CDS encoding mannose-1-phosphate guanylyltransferase/mannose-6-phosphate isomerase, with amino-acid sequence MFLPVIMAGGSGTRLWPLSRQLNPKQFLPLVDADMTMLQATIERLDGLEHAVPLLICNENHRFLAAEQLRQLGLEDANIILEPVGRNTAPAIALAALQALTEQEDPILLVLAADHLIQDVGAFHQSIAKAQVLAEAGKLVTFAITPTHPETGYGYLQMGSPVGEGGFKVNRFVEKPDLKTAEQYLSHGGYFWNSGMFMFRASRYLQELERFQPKIVSVCREALAGGKQDMHFTRVDSSIFVTSPDDSIDYAVMEKTSDAVMVPLDAGWSDIGSWSALWEAGEKNSEGNLFKGDVLSENTSGSYVHATHRLVTTVGVRDIIIVETKDAVLVAHRDQVQDVKKIVDQLKGCKRQEYANHREVYRPWGVYDSIDNGERYQVKRITVKPGEKLSVQMHHHRAEHWIVVSGTARVTNGEKTYLVTENQSTYIPIGQIHALENPGMIPLELIEVQSGSYLGEDDIVRFEDIYGRLKG; translated from the coding sequence ATGTTTCTGCCGGTAATCATGGCGGGCGGCTCAGGCACCCGTCTTTGGCCTTTGTCTCGTCAGTTGAACCCCAAGCAGTTCTTGCCTTTGGTGGATGCGGACATGACCATGTTGCAGGCCACCATCGAACGTCTTGACGGGCTGGAGCATGCGGTTCCTCTTCTCATCTGCAATGAAAATCACCGTTTTCTTGCGGCGGAACAGCTTCGGCAGTTAGGCCTGGAAGACGCCAACATTATTCTTGAGCCGGTCGGACGAAATACCGCTCCCGCGATTGCATTGGCAGCATTGCAAGCGTTGACCGAGCAGGAAGACCCTATCCTGTTGGTGTTGGCGGCAGATCACCTCATTCAGGATGTGGGGGCGTTTCATCAGAGTATTGCCAAGGCGCAGGTACTCGCTGAGGCGGGTAAGTTGGTGACATTCGCAATTACTCCGACGCATCCTGAAACGGGCTATGGTTATCTTCAGATGGGGTCGCCAGTAGGAGAGGGGGGCTTCAAGGTCAATCGCTTCGTTGAAAAGCCTGATCTTAAAACGGCAGAGCAGTATTTATCTCACGGTGGTTATTTTTGGAACAGTGGGATGTTTATGTTCCGGGCCAGCCGCTATCTTCAAGAACTTGAACGGTTTCAGCCGAAGATTGTTTCGGTTTGCCGGGAGGCTTTGGCTGGCGGCAAGCAGGATATGCACTTCACCCGCGTTGATAGTTCTATATTCGTTACCAGCCCTGATGATTCGATCGACTATGCCGTCATGGAAAAGACTTCCGATGCCGTGATGGTGCCTCTGGATGCTGGATGGAGCGATATTGGCTCGTGGTCAGCGCTCTGGGAGGCGGGTGAGAAAAACTCGGAAGGCAACTTGTTCAAGGGCGATGTGCTCTCGGAGAATACGTCCGGTAGCTATGTCCATGCGACACATCGCCTGGTAACGACTGTTGGTGTAAGAGACATTATTATTGTCGAGACCAAAGACGCTGTACTTGTTGCTCATAGAGATCAGGTGCAAGACGTCAAGAAAATCGTCGATCAGCTCAAAGGCTGTAAGCGTCAAGAGTATGCGAACCACCGTGAAGTGTATCGTCCATGGGGCGTATACGATTCCATTGATAACGGGGAGCGATATCAGGTCAAGCGAATCACCGTTAAGCCTGGTGAGAAGCTTTCGGTGCAGATGCATCACCATCGTGCCGAACACTGGATTGTCGTGAGCGGAACGGCGCGCGTTACCAACGGTGAAAAAACCTATTTGGTCACTGAAAACCAATCGACTTATATCCCTATTGGTCAGATACACGCGTTGGAAAACCCTGGAATGATTCCGCTCGAATTGATCGAGGTACAATCAGGATCATACCTGGGAGAGGACGATATTGTTCGTTTTGAAGATATTTATGGTCGGTTAAAAGGTTGA
- the gmd gene encoding GDP-mannose 4,6-dehydratase, giving the protein MKKALITGITGQDGSYLAEFLLEKGYEVHGIKRRASSFNTQRVDHIYQDPHVDNQKFVLHYGDLTDSSNLTRIIQEVQPDEVYNLGAQSHVAVSFESPEYTADVDAMGTLRILEAIRLLGLEKKTKFYQASTSELYGLVQEIPQKETTPFYPRSPYAVAKMYAYWITVNYREAYGMYACNGILFNHESPRRGETFVTRKITRALANISQGLETCVFLGNMDALRDWGHAKDYVRMQWMMLQQDQPEDFVIATGVQYSVREFVRWSAAELGIELRFEGAGVDEVAIVAGIEGDKAPALNVGDVVVRVDPRYFRPAEVETLLGDPSKAKTKLGWTPEITVQEMCAEMVREDLKIAQRHALLKQHGHEVPVATEN; this is encoded by the coding sequence ATGAAGAAGGCATTAATCACGGGTATTACTGGGCAAGACGGCTCTTACTTGGCTGAATTCTTGCTTGAAAAAGGCTACGAAGTCCATGGTATCAAGCGCCGTGCCTCGTCCTTCAACACCCAGCGCGTGGACCACATCTACCAGGACCCGCATGTCGATAATCAGAAGTTCGTCCTGCACTACGGCGATCTCACTGACTCTTCCAACCTCACTCGAATCATTCAGGAAGTGCAGCCGGACGAAGTTTATAACCTTGGCGCACAGTCACACGTTGCTGTGAGCTTCGAATCGCCTGAATACACCGCTGATGTTGATGCCATGGGCACCTTGCGTATCTTGGAAGCCATCCGTCTGTTGGGGCTGGAAAAGAAAACCAAGTTTTATCAAGCATCGACCTCCGAGCTGTATGGCTTGGTGCAGGAAATTCCCCAAAAAGAGACCACGCCTTTCTATCCTCGCTCACCTTATGCGGTAGCAAAAATGTACGCCTACTGGATCACGGTCAACTACCGTGAAGCCTATGGCATGTATGCGTGTAACGGCATTCTGTTCAACCACGAGTCTCCGCGTCGTGGCGAAACATTCGTAACCCGGAAGATTACTCGTGCTTTGGCAAATATCTCTCAAGGCCTTGAGACGTGCGTTTTCTTGGGCAACATGGATGCGCTGCGTGACTGGGGCCATGCCAAAGACTACGTACGCATGCAGTGGATGATGCTGCAGCAGGATCAACCTGAAGATTTCGTGATTGCTACGGGGGTCCAATACTCCGTACGCGAATTCGTGCGTTGGTCGGCTGCCGAACTGGGCATCGAGTTGCGCTTTGAAGGTGCAGGTGTTGATGAGGTTGCTATCGTTGCAGGGATCGAAGGTGACAAGGCGCCTGCGTTGAATGTTGGTGATGTGGTGGTTCGTGTTGACCCTCGCTACTTCCGCCCTGCCGAAGTCGAAACTTTGCTGGGGGATCCGAGCAAAGCCAAGACCAAGCTGGGTTGGACGCCAGAAATTACCGTTCAGGAAATGTGTGCCGAGATGGTGCGTGAAGACTTAAAAATAGCTCAGCGTCACGCCTTGCTCAAGCAGCACGGGCATGAGGTTCCTGTTGCAACGGAGAACTGA
- a CDS encoding polysaccharide biosynthesis protein, protein MMDMLRTYLLGLPRRYKRFIQVMTDIVLVWFALWMAFLVRLGIDDMINPIRMHLWLFLSAPLIAIPLFVRFGMYRAVMRYFGNDALIAIIKAVSLSSLILALVVYWYSNHQTVVPRSIIFNYWWLSLITIGGLRLAMRQYFLGDWFTAAQHVPFTSRDNGLPKVAIYGAGSAGNQLVAALRMGRVMRPVAFIDDDVSISDRVISGLQVYKPKNIQRMIDVTGAEEILLAIPSSNRGRRREILGFLEGFPLHVRSVPGFMDLASGRVKVDDIQEVDIADLLGRDAVPAQGDLLERCIVGQSVLVTGAGGSIGSELCRQILSLRPTTLLLFEHSEFNLYSILSELEQRVVRESLSVNILPILGSVRNQPKLLDVMKTWRVDTVYHAAAYKHVPMVEHNIAEGVLNNVIGTLSTAQAALQAGVANFVLISTDKAVRPTNVMGSTKRLAELTLQALSRELAPVLFGDRANVSHVNKTRFTMVRFGNVLGSSGSVIPLFHKQIKSGGPLTVTHPKITRYFMTIPEAAQLVIQAGSMGQGGDVFVLDMGEPVKIVELAEKMVHLSGLSVRSDKNPHGDIAIEFTGLRPGEKLYEELLIGDNVVATQHPMIMSANEDHLSWDVLKSKLAELLAAVDEDDYTRVRQLLRDTVSGYTPDGEIVDWIYQQRRLEP, encoded by the coding sequence ATTATGGATATGTTACGGACCTATTTGTTGGGCCTGCCTCGTCGGTATAAACGATTTATCCAAGTAATGACAGACATCGTGCTCGTTTGGTTTGCACTCTGGATGGCTTTTCTTGTGCGTCTGGGGATCGACGACATGATCAATCCTATCCGTATGCACCTCTGGCTCTTTCTCTCCGCGCCGCTGATCGCCATTCCCCTGTTTGTCCGTTTTGGTATGTACCGCGCCGTCATGCGTTATTTTGGCAACGACGCGTTGATCGCAATTATCAAGGCCGTGAGCCTGTCATCTTTGATATTGGCATTGGTTGTTTATTGGTACAGCAACCACCAGACCGTGGTGCCACGCTCGATCATTTTCAATTATTGGTGGCTCAGTCTTATTACCATCGGAGGTCTGCGTCTGGCAATGCGTCAGTATTTTTTGGGTGACTGGTTCACTGCCGCGCAACACGTACCGTTCACCAGTCGCGACAATGGTCTGCCTAAAGTCGCCATCTACGGCGCTGGTTCTGCGGGTAACCAGTTGGTTGCTGCTTTACGCATGGGGCGCGTGATGCGCCCCGTTGCGTTTATTGACGATGACGTGAGTATTTCTGACCGTGTTATTTCGGGGCTTCAGGTGTATAAGCCCAAAAATATTCAACGCATGATCGATGTAACGGGAGCCGAGGAAATCTTGCTTGCAATTCCGTCCTCAAATCGTGGCAGACGCCGTGAGATCCTTGGTTTTCTTGAAGGGTTTCCTCTTCACGTGCGAAGTGTCCCTGGTTTCATGGATTTAGCCAGCGGCCGAGTCAAGGTTGATGATATCCAAGAAGTCGATATTGCTGACCTGCTAGGGCGTGACGCGGTCCCGGCTCAAGGGGATTTGCTCGAGCGCTGCATCGTAGGGCAAAGCGTTTTGGTTACGGGGGCCGGCGGCTCTATTGGCTCCGAATTGTGCCGTCAGATCTTATCTCTACGGCCGACGACTCTGCTGCTGTTTGAACATAGTGAATTCAACCTTTACAGCATTCTTTCTGAACTTGAACAACGAGTTGTGCGCGAGTCGTTGTCGGTCAATATTTTGCCGATTCTGGGCTCCGTTCGTAATCAGCCCAAACTGCTGGACGTCATGAAAACCTGGCGTGTGGACACTGTCTACCACGCAGCTGCTTATAAGCATGTACCGATGGTTGAGCACAACATTGCCGAAGGTGTGTTGAATAATGTTATTGGTACGCTCAGCACCGCGCAGGCCGCGTTGCAGGCGGGAGTAGCCAACTTCGTCCTGATTTCCACCGATAAGGCAGTGCGCCCGACCAATGTGATGGGCAGCACCAAGCGCTTGGCCGAGCTTACGTTACAGGCGCTCAGTCGTGAATTGGCTCCCGTGTTGTTTGGTGATAGGGCCAACGTGTCACATGTCAACAAAACCCGCTTTACGATGGTTCGCTTCGGCAATGTATTGGGCTCGTCGGGCTCAGTTATTCCGCTATTCCATAAGCAGATTAAATCCGGTGGCCCTTTGACGGTTACCCACCCCAAAATCACCCGCTACTTCATGACCATCCCCGAAGCCGCGCAGCTGGTTATCCAGGCTGGCTCAATGGGGCAGGGTGGTGATGTGTTTGTACTCGATATGGGCGAACCAGTAAAGATTGTCGAGCTAGCTGAAAAAATGGTCCATCTTTCCGGCCTCAGCGTCCGCTCCGACAAGAACCCTCACGGCGACATCGCCATCGAATTCACCGGCCTACGCCCCGGCGAAAAGCTTTACGAAGAGTTACTCATTGGTGACAACGTAGTCGCCACCCAGCACCCCATGATCATGAGTGCTAACGAGGACCATCTCTCCTGGGACGTGCTCAAGAGCAAGCTGGCCGAGCTGTTGGCCGCGGTCGATGAGGACGATTACACCCGCGTCCGCCAACTCCTGCGCGACACAGTCAGCGGCTATACTCCCGATGGCGAAATAGTCGACTGGATCTACCAGCAGCGCCGTCTTGAACCATGA
- a CDS encoding ComEA family DNA-binding protein, with protein MQNTYITSLIFAFLTTLSVTTTAAPSIKPEAPTPITVQMPVAEQSAKVNLNAADAETLRRDLFGIGVAKAKAIVAYRESNGPFTAVDELLEVKGIGKALLEKNRDRLALN; from the coding sequence ATGCAAAACACCTACATCACCTCCCTAATCTTCGCCTTCCTCACCACGCTCTCGGTCACCACCACTGCAGCGCCGTCCATCAAACCCGAGGCGCCGACCCCCATCACGGTTCAAATGCCTGTGGCCGAGCAATCCGCCAAGGTTAATTTGAACGCCGCTGATGCTGAAACCCTGCGTCGCGATCTGTTCGGGATTGGTGTGGCCAAGGCGAAGGCGATCGTCGCTTATCGCGAAAGTAATGGTCCGTTTACGGCAGTGGATGAGTTGTTGGAGGTGAAAGGTATCGGCAAGGCGTTGCTGGAGAAGAACCGCGACAGGTTGGCGCTGAATTAA
- the fcl gene encoding GDP-L-fucose synthase, translating into MARDLNEAVLVVGYRGMVGSAIVRRLSALGYNNILTLGREDVDLLDQSAVREYFTTHKVDQVYLAAARVGGIHANNTYPADFIYDNLMIQANVIETAHRAGVQKLLFLGSSCIYPKLAEQPMTEQALLTGTLESTNEPYAIAKIAGIKLCESYNRQHGRDYRSVMPTNLYGPHDNYHPDNSHVIPALLRRFHDAVENAVEEVAIWGSGKPMREFLHVDDMAAASVYVMELEGEAYRANTQPMLSHINVGTGIDCTIRELAETIVKVTGFKGVLSFDTSKPDGTPRKLMDVSRLRSMGWQASIGLEDGLRDAYQWFVTNRLDARG; encoded by the coding sequence GTGGCTCGTGATTTGAACGAAGCGGTTTTGGTAGTTGGGTATCGAGGCATGGTCGGTTCGGCCATCGTGCGACGCCTGTCCGCATTGGGCTATAACAATATTCTGACGCTCGGTCGTGAGGATGTGGATCTGCTCGACCAAAGTGCGGTTCGGGAGTATTTCACTACGCACAAGGTCGATCAGGTGTATTTGGCTGCGGCGCGTGTTGGGGGCATTCATGCCAACAACACCTATCCTGCAGATTTTATCTACGACAACTTGATGATTCAGGCGAACGTCATCGAAACCGCCCATCGTGCTGGTGTGCAGAAGTTGTTGTTCTTGGGTTCTTCTTGCATTTATCCGAAGCTGGCCGAGCAGCCAATGACTGAACAGGCGCTGCTGACAGGAACGCTCGAATCGACTAATGAACCCTATGCGATCGCGAAGATCGCCGGGATAAAGTTATGTGAAAGTTACAATCGCCAGCACGGTCGCGACTATCGTAGTGTGATGCCAACCAATTTGTACGGTCCACACGACAACTATCATCCGGATAACAGTCATGTTATTCCCGCGTTGTTGCGCCGTTTTCATGATGCGGTCGAAAACGCAGTGGAAGAAGTAGCGATTTGGGGAAGTGGTAAGCCCATGCGAGAGTTTTTGCATGTTGACGATATGGCCGCAGCCAGCGTCTATGTCATGGAGCTTGAGGGCGAAGCCTATCGTGCCAATACTCAGCCAATGCTTTCCCATATCAATGTGGGTACCGGTATTGACTGCACGATTCGTGAATTGGCAGAAACTATTGTCAAAGTTACAGGTTTTAAAGGGGTCTTGTCGTTTGATACCTCTAAGCCGGACGGCACGCCACGCAAGCTGATGGATGTGTCTCGCCTCAGATCTATGGGGTGGCAGGCGAGTATTGGTCTTGAAGATGGACTGAGGGACGCCTATCAGTGGTTTGTCACAAACCGCCTGGATGCACGAGGCTGA
- a CDS encoding NAD-dependent epimerase/dehydratase family protein — protein MNKVLLTGATGFVGSALLAHLQKQVSHTVAIASRSEHVRIERGCQMFNLGEFGAQTNWQPALGGVGCVIHMAGRAHVLTQEANALELFREANARATLNLATQAAAQGVKRFIFISSIGVNGAYTVDLPFSESSEPAPNADYAISKQEAEVGLLQLAQTTEMDVVIIRPPLVYAAHAPGNFRRLLKLVHSGIPLPFGRVNNSRSMIALENLVDFISLCINHPAAANQIFLTSDGVDFSTGQMIRLLAQGMGRKAALVPFPMSLLNMSAKLLGKQGVYTQLCGSLQIDTSKARQLLGWTPPMAAEAAMIRAGEEFNNRIVGS, from the coding sequence GTGAATAAGGTCTTGCTCACCGGTGCGACTGGGTTTGTCGGTTCGGCGCTCTTGGCTCATTTGCAAAAGCAGGTGAGTCATACTGTGGCTATTGCCTCCCGTTCTGAACATGTGAGGATTGAGCGTGGTTGTCAGATGTTCAATCTTGGCGAATTTGGCGCGCAAACGAACTGGCAACCCGCGCTGGGGGGCGTTGGCTGTGTGATTCATATGGCAGGGCGGGCTCACGTTCTGACACAGGAAGCGAATGCCCTCGAGCTATTCCGAGAGGCCAATGCGCGGGCGACGCTGAACCTGGCCACTCAGGCCGCCGCTCAGGGTGTAAAGCGTTTTATCTTTATCAGCTCAATTGGCGTGAATGGGGCCTATACCGTCGATCTTCCTTTCTCCGAGTCCTCCGAGCCTGCGCCTAACGCAGATTACGCGATCTCCAAACAGGAGGCGGAAGTAGGGCTATTACAGCTCGCCCAGACTACTGAGATGGACGTGGTGATCATTCGGCCTCCCTTGGTGTATGCCGCCCATGCACCCGGAAACTTTCGCCGGCTACTCAAGCTAGTCCATTCAGGTATCCCTTTGCCTTTTGGTCGCGTTAATAACAGCAGAAGCATGATTGCCTTGGAAAATCTTGTTGATTTCATCTCCCTTTGTATAAATCACCCTGCTGCGGCCAATCAGATTTTTCTAACGTCAGATGGTGTTGATTTTTCCACGGGGCAAATGATCAGGCTTTTGGCCCAGGGCATGGGCCGAAAAGCGGCCTTGGTCCCATTTCCAATGTCGTTGCTGAACATGTCTGCGAAGCTATTGGGGAAGCAGGGGGTCTATACCCAATTGTGCGGATCCCTGCAAATCGACACTTCCAAAGCCAGACAGCTGCTTGGCTGGACGCCGCCCATGGCAGCTGAGGCAGCAATGATCAGGGCTGGGGAAGAGTTCAATAACCGCATCGTCGGTTCGTAA
- a CDS encoding GntR family transcriptional regulator, with protein sequence MTLSLSLADQIALELRADIIAGRLLPGMALIEAELVKAYNASRNTIREALHRLGQEGLTRYVRNKGVMVRRLERDEVRDLFVVRRTLELQAIAQSGALSQDQAERMQNAIDATTLAREREDWRAVATHSLVFHQQIVSLMGSPLFDEFFAQVIAQLRLVFCAAPDEQRFQSPWLERDREIYQLLVQEDKPAAGEAMSLYLDDSERLSLALFTHP encoded by the coding sequence ATGACACTCAGTTTGTCTCTTGCCGACCAAATCGCTCTTGAGCTTCGGGCCGATATCATCGCCGGACGGCTCTTGCCGGGGATGGCGTTGATCGAAGCAGAGCTGGTCAAGGCCTACAACGCGTCGCGCAATACCATCCGTGAAGCGTTGCACCGTTTGGGCCAGGAAGGGCTGACGCGCTATGTGCGCAATAAGGGCGTGATGGTCCGCCGCTTGGAGCGGGATGAGGTGCGGGATTTGTTTGTCGTCCGTCGCACTCTTGAGTTGCAGGCCATTGCCCAAAGCGGTGCGCTTAGCCAAGACCAAGCCGAACGCATGCAAAACGCTATCGACGCCACCACCCTGGCTCGGGAGCGTGAAGACTGGCGTGCGGTCGCCACTCACAGCTTGGTGTTTCACCAACAAATCGTCAGCTTGATGGGCAGTCCGCTGTTCGATGAGTTTTTCGCCCAGGTCATTGCGCAACTGCGCCTGGTGTTTTGCGCTGCGCCCGACGAGCAACGGTTCCAGTCGCCCTGGCTGGAGCGTGATCGAGAGATTTACCAACTACTGGTCCAAGAGGATAAACCGGCGGCAGGGGAGGCGATGAGCCTGTACCTGGATGATTCGGAGCGTCTGTCGTTGGCCCTATTTACCCATCCCTGA